In the genome of Palaemon carinicauda isolate YSFRI2023 chromosome 13, ASM3689809v2, whole genome shotgun sequence, one region contains:
- the LOC137651599 gene encoding regulator of G-protein signaling 3-like, which yields MTKSSEPPTSLPFLSQLPHCIDRPPAKPPEPPTSLPLFSQLPHFIDQPPAKPPEPPTSLPLNSQLPHSKPPEPPTSLPLSSQLPHGIDRPQAKPPEPLTSLPLFSQLPHGIDRPQEKSHEAPTSLPLFSQQPHCIDRSPAKPPEPPTSLPLSSQLPHCIDRPPAEPPEPTTSLPMFSQLPQGIDRPQANPHEAPTIVPLFSQLPH from the exons ATGACCAAATCATCTGAACCACCAACCAGCCTTCCCTTCCTCAGCCAGCTACCACACTGCATTGACCGACCGCCGGCCAAACCGCCTGAACCACCAACCAGCCTTCCCCTCTTCAGCCAGCTACCACACTTCATTGACCAACCGCCGGCCAAACCACCTGAACCACCAACCAGCCTCCCACTCAACAGCCAGCTACCACACT CCAAACCACCTGAACCACCAACCAGTCTTCCCCTCTCCAGCCAGCTACCACACGGCATTGACCGACCACAAGCCAAACCACCTGAACCACTAACCAGCCTTCCACTGTTCAGCCAGCTACCACACGGCATTGACCGACCACAAGAAAAATCGCATGAAGCACCAACCAGCCTTCCCCTCTTCAGCCAGCAACCACACTGCATTGACCGATCGCCAGCTAAACCACCTGAACCACCAACCAGTCTTCCCCTCTCCAGCCAGCTACCACACTGTATTGACAGACCGCCCGCTGAACCACCTGAACCAACAACCAGCCTTCCAATGTTCAGCCAGCTCCCACAGGGCATTGACCGACCACAAGCCAATCCGCATGAAGCACCAACCATAGTTCCCCTCTTCAGCCAGCTACCACACTGA